A window of Gallaecimonas kandeliae genomic DNA:
TGGAAGCAGGCCCTTACGCCAAGAGCTTTCCCATCCGCTACGAGCTGTTCCGGGATCTCAAGGCCTTCAGCCACGACTGGATAGCCAAACAGGAGGGCAAGGATGCTTGAGTTTGAAGCCCTCTGGGTGCTGCTGTTGCTGCCGCTGCCGCTGCTGTGGGCCCTGCTGCCGGCCCATCCCCAGCCCAGCCTGACCCGCCTCAAGGTGCCCATGGCCATCCTGGCCCAGGCCGATGCCGAGACCCAGGGGGTGAGCCGCCGCCTGTTGCCGGCCTGGCTGAAATGGGTGGGCTGGCTGCTGCTGCTGGCGGCCCTGGCCCGCCCCGTCTGGGTCGGCGCACCGGTCAGCCTGCCCGACAGCCGCCGGGAGATGACGCTGGTGCTGGACCTTTCCGGCTCCATGCAGGAAACCGACATGGAGTACGACGGCCACATCACCGACCGTTTGAGCGCCGCCAAAGGGGTGCTGCTGGACTTCATCAAGAAACGCAAGGGCGACCGCCTCGGCCTCATCCTCTTTGCCGATCACGCCTATGTGCAGGCTCCCCTGAGCTATGACCTCAGGACCATCGCCACCCTGATGGAAGAGGCGCAGCAGGGCCTGGTGGGCACCCGCACCGCCATCGGCGAGGCGGTGGCCCTGGCCACCAAGCAACTGGCCGGGCGCAAGGGTAAGAAGAAGGTGGCGATACTGCTCACCGACGGCCACAACACCGCAGGCGGTATAGACCCTCTTGATGCCCTCGCCGCCGCCAAGGAGAAGGGCGTGACCTTCTACACCATCGGCTTCGGCTCCGAT
This region includes:
- a CDS encoding VWA domain-containing protein, yielding MLEFEALWVLLLLPLPLLWALLPAHPQPSLTRLKVPMAILAQADAETQGVSRRLLPAWLKWVGWLLLLAALARPVWVGAPVSLPDSRREMTLVLDLSGSMQETDMEYDGHITDRLSAAKGVLLDFIKKRKGDRLGLILFADHAYVQAPLSYDLRTIATLMEEAQQGLVGTRTAIGEAVALATKQLAGRKGKKKVAILLTDGHNTAGGIDPLDALAAAKEKGVTFYTIGFGSDYQIKRTIWGNRKAPNEDPPDEAFLTRLAEETGGKYFRARDAKSLEAIYGELNNLEPLADNQQTLRPRKDIFFWPLGLLLLLSAAVALWRTR